The Pyxicephalus adspersus chromosome 1, UCB_Pads_2.0, whole genome shotgun sequence sequence cgaaacacacttactttttaaacagaaaccctgatgttcaattttcactagtttttataattatgacccccatattttgaaagtttttaaaggtagggagatgaaatttggggtactgctagctatgagggtcccctgtgtattCTGGAAATTTCAGGAGaaatggaggtttgtactgggagagatgtaaggctgcagaacatgacatgcaggattcataaacaaacagtgaaagtgaaactttccttacgatgaagtcattgtacacaccccCCTGGTAGGTATTTTGCCatggttagtttttttttcttagggcaCCCCAGCAGTCTTCCAGGATTTAAATAATGACAtcttttgtgacttttttggcaAGTTTGTTGCAGTTTATTCTTGTGCTTTCTTGAAATTCTTGTGTTTCCTTCCTCTGGCTCAGCATCGGGCTCATGTTAAGGCAGTACTTGCCAAgcttgaaaaatgtgttttaaaggttCAACAAGTTTTATTTCTGGGATTCATTATTTCTGATCAGGGCTTGACCATGGACCCGGCCAAACCTATTGCTATCCTTGACTGGCCAACTGACTTAAAAGCCCTCCAAAGGTTCCTGGGCTTTGACAATTTTTGCAGAAGGTTTATCAGGAACCTGTTCTGCTCCCATACTTATAGACCCTGATGTTCAGAAAGGTTGATAGGTCCTGGAATATATAGAGCATGCTAAAAGACATAATTCTAGACAAGCACAttgggcattgttttttttttaagttttatgtttaatattacataCAGATCTGGgtctaaaaatgttaaagcagatgcCCTATTCTGCAGTTTCCCCTAAAGCAGGTTCCCAGTCAggtagaatttttatttattttagatatttgtagTTTAGGCACTAGATCTTGACCCTTATACATAAGAAAGAACTGTCTGTTACACTAACTACCTTTAGAATACATCTGTCAGCACTCTCTTTCCCTCTACATCCTTATACACATGCTACATTTCTAAAAATAGCAGGAAAGTGATCCCAAATTCTTTAAGTCACTGGAAGCATGGCATAAAACATGGTCTGCAATAACCTTTTGCTTTATTAGTTCCAACACCTTGGAGTCTGCATAAtagttgttttaaaaaacatcaagTTCCCCGCAATATATGGTGGGCATATTCATTTGGTTCTGGACAAAGGCCCTTCTTTAAATTTTTGGAGGCCCTATCCATTTTCCTATTTCAAGGAACCTGTGGCTGGtagctttacatttaaaagccTGTATTCCCACCAACactcactttataaatattttttattactggcaGCTAAACAGTAATCAGCCCatgcctggaaaaaaaacttgacttgTATATTTACTGATACCATAAATCTTAtcctaaatgtataaaaacataaaaccccTGATTTCCTTACTCGTACACACCACTCCCGACTGCCTCAATTTCTATAAGTTTTGCTACTCTGCAGACACTGGACCCCAAACACTGTATGACTCTCCCTTTGTCTCCCCACTCTTTGGTTTGTCTCATTCTTCTTTCTCTCCCTTGTTCTTTTACTCTCACTCTTTCATTCTTGTTAACTTAGAAATGCCTTGTTTATATTTGATCAGGAATATATCCCCTATCCCctatttatgttttgctttatgctttattttatgaaatcctgAGATTTTTATAatgtcttttcctttcttttatgcTGTGACATGGGAACACATTCTCGGTGCCTTTCTTCTAGGACTTCAAATTCCAAAATTTCATTTGGCTGAATACTTTGGAAATAGTCATTTAGATATTccatctttttttatgtattttgtctttttttcatactTCATACAAAAAGTTCAAAACTCAGTTGAATTTGTGAAACTTAAACCGCTTGTTGCAGCATAAGataagaaacaaaataaacacaggaGCTTCTGTTTAGCTTTTCGAGTACACACTAATAAGTGGCTTTCCTTAGGCCAACAAACTGACTATCTTTCAGGCTGCACAGCAATGCGACACAGCCAAGAATCAGTGCTTGGTATCTTGGTTATTGAAGGGTATACACAGCCACTCTCCAGGCAAACCAAACATACAACCAATTTCAGGTGGATACAGAATTAGAAAGATTCTTTAGGACTTTTAGGTTGAAAGCCTTTTTTTGATGGCACCAGAATACCTATGTACTAATAAATTTATCTTTATAAAGCAAATCTCCAAAGGGGAGGTCATAGTCATTTTGAATAAACCAAACTTTCAGGCAGAATTTTTTTGTCAGTTAGCTTGCCACAATGTAAATTGTAACCTAGCTGGTCACCCTACTGTCAAATTAGAATAAGGAATTGTGTAGTTTATCATCTAGGAACATAGATGATACCGCCAAAATTTCATAAAGTATCATTTTTAAATTGCCATATTTCTGGGCAAGCTAATGAGGGCCCTAAGTATCAGGTATCACAGGTATCACAGTGAGTTGTTTCCTTTGAAGTGTGGATGTCAATAGCCTGTAAAACCTCCAAAACTCATGATGAGGGTCTCTAAGCAATTGAAGATGTTCTATATGATCTTAAATTTCCCGCATATTTAGAGTTTTGCTTTACAACCTTTGAAAAGAGTACTGAAGTgtcacaatttcatttttttttaaatagatttcaaGGAACAGTCACAGGCTCTGCTGTAGCCCTTAGCTGTGCAAACATGTATATATCAAATTCCACAGTAAACTTTAcgtatattaatttatttttgtagcatattttttattgaattgctaTTTTGATGATTTCTTCATATGAGAAGGTCCAGTATTTATTCTCTTACAGTTCAAGGAGTATTTTGATATATGGGttagaatacaatacaaagtcaGTGAATATTTAGATATACTGTACAGGTCACAGCAAATGAAGATAAAATTCAGGCAGAGGTTTTTAACgataatatttttcattctgaCAGCTTCCATGCAATGTGTGTCAAAGGGGCCTACTCTTTTCAATAATTTGTTAGAATACAGAGAATGACCTTTAGGTCCAACTTTTTGATGTTTAATCCAAAAAGCAATTAgctcccatttatttatttgttaattgtcCTACCCAGAATGCCATTTATTTGATTCAATCTCCAAGTGGACATTTATACAGTATGTTAGCAAGACCAATAGGAAGATTCAGACTTGCATTAGCATGTTAACACATAAGTACTTTTTTGATCCAGTCAGTCTCAGCACATTGGAGTGGACATGTTATTTACCTTAATCTTTAGAAGGTGGTTTAGTTTAGTGGTAAAGTCTATGATGTGCATGTGTGAAGCCACAGGTATGTTTGACATGTTTAGTAAGAAACCTTTCTAGGTATAGGACTAAATATCCAGTCTTCACAGCAGCTTGGGTGGGATTTTACTTGAAAAGATGgttccccaaattttttttcagctcatGTTTCCACCTCCTGCTGTATTGGATTTCTGCTGTATTGCTCAATGTTGCTGTTTAGGAATTATAACTTTGTTTCAGAATGTGTTCCCTGTACTTAGTGCATGTTATAAAAATCTCATCCCCAGTATGGTACTCTACACTTATATATCATTTCAATACAATTTAGCATTAGTGTTCTCTTTTTTCTGCAACTGTTATATTTGTATAGAGACTTATGGAAGAGGTCTCTGCATAGAGATAGCAGTCAATTACtggaaatatatttctaaaaatatttgatgTCATTGAGGGTACATAGCTATAGTAATTTTAGTCCTCCATGGAGTGAGTACCCTGAACCCATGGTGGGTAGGTGTGTTTCACTCCGCTAAGTCCAAAGTCAATATGGAACAGAACTCATCAAGTACCAAAATATCATGCCCCTATCTTCAGATCAGGagtatattttgcaaaataaacatttagtcCCCTAGTcctatgcagcactgtatatccTTTACGTTGTTTCATATTTAAAACTCATGCAAAGATAAAACCTAAGTTTGAGTAaccacaaaaacaatttatttatacatagtAGGTTTTAAACacagacagtgggcctgatttatcgaAGCTCtacaagacttgagaagataggtgaacctgagcgatccagcaaacctcaaatggatttttttaaatcatttgctattgttggCAAAATCCTTTTAATCCTTAACTatatccattgtaggtttgctggatcaccctagttcacctatgaaagtctattttctccagtcttggagagttttactaaatcaggcccagtatgtccCAGGGCTTTTTTAAATtggatattaataaaaaaaagtaaactaccTGCAAGaccagaaatatttatattttgttttgtacctaacagaaattttaaaagtatataagaccACGTAACAATGTGACAGacacatgtatttttattgaggtgtTTTTGAAGTGTAAGTGACTTAGTGTGTCGCTAAGTCACAAAACTGACACATCAGCTTCAGCTGGAGGACAAAGTTTCGGGAAAAAAACCATTGCAAGTAGAGCAGCAAAGTTAAAGGAGATGAAGTAGATATCCACATGATCCTGAAAAATACAGAAGGCATCAGATATAGCAAGCATTTGTTAACACTATAGTCTTTCATagaacatatatatttacattctagCTTTATATCctttattgtgctttttaattCAGATCTACATACAGGATTTAAAATGACTGGCACAgttcactttaaaacaatgttttttaaatgtttagacaAAAGTTACGCTTTAACAAAACCTTCTTCTAATTTTCAGCAATTTACAAATAAAGCATTAACAACGACTCTTCCCAGTCTGCTGACAGTACAATAAAGAGATCAGCAATCTACACCCTCCTCTTCTGTGTTATGTTAGCCTTACACTATGGGGTACTTTTGAATAaatcttaaaaacattttggtttacattcaaaatattatttgtgaCCAGTATTTGGGAAAAATATTGACAGAAAAGAATCAGGGAAGGGTTTTTCAATTGATTACCATCTTtgataaaaattaacatttgtgtttattttttttttatatataattggtaAACTTGATCATAATTCAGATCTGTTGTCAAAAAGGGAATATGTTTGTAGTCTTGTAAACGATTGTAAGGTTCAATTTAAAGCTGTCATTGTAATGGTTGAAATAACATCAAAATAAAGTAacatagtgtatgcctagcaaTAATTGGATAGAAttataaagaacagaaaacattACTGGCTGCTAGTGCTACCATTTTCTTTTCCAGTGATGCTGGTGTTTAAATGAACTCATCTATGAACActgaaaatatttccattttgttGCTCTGGCTTAAAGCACTTTGTTCTTTGTCCTAAATGACTGCAGTTACATCAGTGGTGGTCaactttgtaaatgtattaagtGTAACCCTTGACATTTCTAGAGGACAGCACAGAAAACTAATTTTAGTGTGCACAGTTTAGCACATCACTATTCACATGCAATGTATTACAATGTGCGGTCATGTCCAAATTTTATTGagatttcaaaatgaaagagctgctttaatgcacagcactgcattAGCACACATGGGTTTACACAATGCACAATGTGACCTTTAGATAAGATTGTTAGGTTTGCATGACATAAATGATTTGGCCAGATGTTGGGCacacctgtgtttttctttttgcccaCTGTACTGACATCATTCAGTATATTAACACTACAATTTATACCTTTACACAGATGTTAAGTGTTACTTTCATCACTATACACCATCACTTTTTGGTAACTATATTGCAATGCATTCTGCAGTATGTTTAGTGTATGCATGCACATTGTGGTAACATACATCGATcaaccatatataaatataggacaCACATCACTGAATACATGTTGtgtaaagtgtatgtatgtatgtatatatatataaatatatatatatatatatatatatatatttatatatatatattaggaaatgtAATTGGAGCAAGTGTATACCTTAATTATAATActagataatatttgtttattattccaCTACAAACAATATTACTACAATTTATACCTCTTATGGTGAAGTTGGAGATTTTGCTGCATCAAACATTTTCTTCCTGCCTTCCATGCCTGACATGGCTTCTACATTCTTACGCCAGTCACTGACTTCTACAGGACGCTCCTAGAAGATGGGGACATAATTGTTTACACTCATTAGACAACTTATTCTGTCCTATGTGGAATGAATAAGGGAAATAAAGAATTATAGAATTTCTGGAACAGTACTTTACACCTAGAAAATGCTACTAGTAGGAAgtagaaacaaaagaaaatgtaaggagaattaaaggcaaatattagaacatttttatCACTTTTCTGTCTAAAAAGGGATAAAACTAGTGTATCTATACCTTTAAACATAACTAAATACAATGCAGATTACCAGCCCTAAATGTGATGGGAAAATATGTTTGCACTTTTACAGGCTAATAACATTTCCAGCATTTCCAGCAAGTGCAAGAAAtaactaatataatattaatataaaaataaaaacacaagacattaacaaataatctttattattgtCCCTGGAAGTAAATCCATCACTAATCATATTGTCCAGCATTGTAAATCCCCTTCAGTCACAGCAAGCACCAACTGCCAAACCTAATTTGTACAAGTACCATCCATGTAGTAATATTaaactagaccagtgtttctaaaccaggattcctccagaagttgctaggggtttcttgagctatgaacaaatttgtgcctcccaggtcagtttaactgacaccaatgatctctttggctatatATAATGGTGGCAGccttaccaatggccagcaatgtaagaggcattcctcatACTGGACCACCATAATAAAGTACAGTAGAGTcttggataaagtaattatagtaagggttccctaaagatctgaaaggtatttaaaGGGGTTCCCCCAATGTAAAAAGGTAGGGAAACACTGAACAAGGCAATTTATAAAGCTGGGTTTTTGGAAGAGCAGcaagaaaaaacaccaaaaccCCATAAGGATTTGTCAAACTACAGGGTCTCTAATCTGATATAACCAAACTGGAGTGTCTGAGAGACCCAACACTGTCCATTAACCTAAGCCATAACTAAATGCAGGTCTAGAGGAAAACACTTTAGTCTGAAAAAGGCCTAAGACTAAGCTGGAAGATAACTTTCTAgaacaatggggttgatttactaaagaaataaaggacgttcacatagcaaagtgaattacacTCTTGCAAGCAATATTTTACTTCAAAATCAGAAAATCTGTGACAGGGCTTGAAACTTACAAATCTGGGAACAATGAACAGAATGTGAGGTCAAATATTTTAGATTAGACTTCGGtagtaataaaatactatttttcgCATTATGTAGATTGGTTAGAATCTCCAAATGGTTTATGATGCTGTGTGCCTGTGTCTCTATCGGGGAGATTACCTCTCAGTAAAGATGAAAGTATCAAAGCCTAATCTTTTTTCAGTGGTGAGAGGGTTACAACCTccgttacattttcatttttgtatgtgTACCTGCTAAAGAAATGCGCTCTCTCTATTTGTTCTAGTGGTCACCATCACCAGAACTGACCGTTGTGGTGGAACCAAAAATTTAGTTTCAAGCAGTTAATCAGAAACTTTTCACTTTATTCCAGAAGGGAAATCTTTTATCGGGGACCTGCTGTATGTCATTCCCAGCATCAAGCTATGCTGAGACTGTACAATGAGCTTGTCATGCGCTATTCAGAGTACAAAGAAGATtgccaacaggcaggtaagcttgttttactgcagaaaagacataatctgtgccttctgcaataaagaacctcaCTGATCacagttttataatttttaggaaagtggaacaaactataaaaacaaaaagctgcaaccaggcaggtccatTATTGCTAAAGGCACAGACGATAATCCTTCCGCAATAAAATAGGCTTGCctacctatacatttttttttgatacttACCTGTCCATACTCCTTTGTGGGCACCGCTATCTTCTCCCTCTTACGGGACTGAGAACTTCAGGatggccaggatgacataactgcCACGAGCTCAGTGTAACTCGGTGTACTACTTAAAGAAGGTTGTGAGCAGGAAGGTAAgcatgttttactgcagaagggacatggcctgtcccttccacaataagAATGCTGCATGTTCAaagtttttgtaaagttttgtaaaatttttgttgGATTTCCAACTCAATTGGCAGAAATTCACCAGGGCAAATGCTTCTTTGTACTCTGAATAATATGCTATTACATTGTGCTGGAACTGAATTCAGAAATTACTTGTttcaaaatttaaaggaaattattAGTGCCAATACTAGTCcaattgcattttacattttaccacaATATTGTGGGTATGTTTGGCTTTGTTAAACTATGCATGGATATCCAGGCAATTACACTTTCAAAGCTAAAGCAATGTGTGTATTTTCCCTAAATTACCTTTTCGGTATCCTCTTTCTTCACAGATTTCAGGTTGGCACGTAAATCCATCGAGACTTTGTGTTTTGAGCCCAGGAGCGCACGGAGCATAGCATCAGCTGACACCCGCACTCTGCGAAGCGGTGGTCTTTTAAACTTGCCACGCAAAtccaaaactttcatttttaggTCTTGAATCTACAATGATTTGCATATCATTTATAAACCATTTTACCTTGCATATTATCATAAAGTTATGGTTTCTCTGTTTTAAGATATTTATAAAGGAACAACATATTATTCAAACAGCATGCTCAACACTGTTCAGTATTACACTATTTGAGTAAAATAActtcaaaaaaaattgtagttcttttattaaagctgtttgCCTTGATTATCTACACCCCTCAAGGTTCTAAGGGCCCTCCAATTGTCAAGGTTCCCTGTGGAGCATTAACACTGATATCCAATGACAGTAATATGAACTTACTTCTCTAGTATTATGAATAACTTTTGCTTCAATGTCATATCTTTCCTCATCAACAATACCAACTTTTTCATGAAGTTCACGACACATCTCCTGCAAAAAGAGGGTTGAGGGAGAGTTCAGTGTCAGTACTTTGATTctctattgaaaataaaaaaaatatttgaccacagaatattaaaatgtaataaaaaaaataaatacctgtaagGCAGCTAGTCCCAATCCATGTGTGTTAGTATGTGGAACCCTTTCATTAAGATATCTCTGCTTTTCTTCTTGTGTACTCATATGCTCTTGATCCCATGCTTCTTTTGCCTTTGCCAGCATCAAACTCTGTAAagacacagcaaaaataaaatatatgtattcatatacCCCTAAGTGAAATATTCACCCATTACCTCCACCAGGGTGCTCTTTGGCTAAATTGACCATACATCATGTGTGCTATGGGAAATCCTATTTCTAACGATTGCACTAATAATGCATTATAGTAGACGAGTACTACTATTAGGCAGACTATCAAAGGAAGACTGAAAGAGTTAAGACTGCCACAATCATTACAGAACATTTAATTAATGCCTGTATATTCAACCTCCTCATCTATGCTAGCCCCCTGGTTCCCATGCATTTTAGCAAAGAGGGGAGCCATTTTTACTATCCCAAGGAGACATGCAAAGTTGGCCTATTATGGGTAAAATGGTGAATAGGCAATATTGTCCAAAAAGTCTTCAACATCTCTGAATGGTAACACCACACACACTGACAAGCTTTGCTCAGTAGAGTTTGCAGGGGTTGCATGGACTTCTAATGTCAGCACCTATAAATTATTGACCAATGTGTCAAAGGACAAGGACATAGTAGGATTCTCCAATAAACTTTGCATAATGTAACGTTACTTTAtgtatccaaaactttttttttgattggatGGAATTGGGAAGCTTAAAAAccctgccagtttttttttctccaattggGGTACCATTAGGACATATAGCACCAAGTTGTAGGGAAATGTGCCAAAGTGAGGAGAATTCCTTTCAAAATAGTTTTTCCCAATGTTTGTACAATTCAGCACTTACTATAAATTACCACATATGATGTTCACTGTATTTGGTTACTTTATCTGGCGTATACTATATTCATTTACCTTCAATATACTTAACCTACTTGATGTTCTTTTACATACCCACCTTTATTATCCCATAATTATCATTTTCACACAATCTAAGCCCCCAATACCTCTTCGTTATCTGAGAGTttctactattttattattttaccatgcTTCTCTTTATCAacatacttatttattttaacactATGAAATACTTATTACCAATTTCCATTATACCATTATACTTACTTTTTATCATTACGTGACACAGGCAACTGCCTAAAAACATAACTAATTTCCCCTCCCCCCCCTCATAAAATCAGGGGGGAGCACCAGAACATACACGTTTCTTCTCATCGTGACGTGACAACTTATTTAATTAGTACTTATTATCTACTATTTGCACATTCTGTCTAAATTTGTTGTATTGCAccatatatttatactatatttattttgatgtccACATATAGTATTAATTATACGCAAGAACCTATTCAGatgcatatatactatatacaggtaatccccaggttaaatatgagatagggactgtaggttggttgaatttgtatctaagtcagaacaggtacattattttaataaatgcaattaggacagatgtttgtctcaacataatattaggcagcgtggtgtcagttactgtataaaaacctcactgtaaagctgcatacacacgtgcaataattgtcgttggaaaggatctttcacaatcctttccaacgactaaggactgtacaatgcatgaacgagtgctgtacatacagcactgttctgctctatggagaggggagggggagagcgacggagcggcaccctgctgcgtgctctcccccctCACTTCTATTACAATCTTTCGCCATTCACTgactgtggatccgccaggatggttgttcagacATTgaacgactggcgctgtacataTATCTGTACGCCAGATTCTAGTCTGATATTggccttgagccgattatcgggcaagaacccttggatttgtgtacatagctttagttaatcccaaacaaagcaaaaaaaaatatttatggagcctagacattcattaaattctggagcaagctgtgctttgatatacaaaaagaaactactgcagagtttgtcttggtcattaaagagttacaagaggttgcagaaagagctcacttCCTAAGATCACCCGCAATCtgaactgtgtttagcaaaagatttcttctgcaagtcatgcaaaccgccccctccccatCCGTTCTGCACAcggtgagcagggaagccctgttcgtatctaggaggcgtctgtatgttggatgtccttaacccagggattTTCTGTACATTACTTCAAGGACAATTTTCAGCCTGTTAGTTTAAGCTGTAAATGCTTTGATATTGTTGTAATatacagacaatatttttttacaaactgcatgtttattgttatttactgATTGTTCTTATGATTGTTACTTTCCATAATATAGTACTATTGTAACTATTGTAACACTTTTTCCAGTACTCCACCTTGCTAGCGTGCCAATATCCCTGGGGAAGCCCATAGTAAACAAAACGTGCCAGGTAAACCTGCTACACGTATGCGAATGACCTTTTACAACTAGGACCTTTTTGGACTATATGGGCATTTAATAGGCCCTAAGAACTCTAATTAGTAGATAGATGTAAAACTGTTTAGAGACAGTTTTTGGCCTTGCTTATGTGAATTATAATAATACACTAATTGTTCTTGTTGTATTGCTTACTCCAAAAGTAAATCGTTTTGCCAAAATAAAACTCTCTGTTTGCACTTATCcaacaaaaatatggaaataagcaaactgcattttttatgtggtaatgaaagaaaaaataattgttacttTACCTGAGGTTTAAAAATGCTGAATATgtgcagtgtattttttttttttttgcttttgttattatAGCTGAATTtagagtattttttaaccagtgCAGTGGTTCCCCCTACCAATTGCATAGATATATTTGAGTAAAACCCCTATATTCCTCACTCCTGTAGCATTTGGCGCTCTCCTCTGCTGCACATGATTGGTCCCCTGCAGCCTTTTCTTGCGCCTTGCTGCCTTGCTGCTCTGAACACAGCTGTCATCTCCTGCAGTGCAAGTCAATGAGCTTTGCATTCTCCTGAATAACTCCCATGCCTCACCTGCCAACTGG is a genomic window containing:
- the TNNI1 gene encoding troponin I, slow skeletal muscle encodes the protein MLIIVKYFISSFSLHIWQNNKRERKSKISASRKLLLKSLMLAKAKEAWDQEHMSTQEEKQRYLNERVPHTNTHGLGLAALQEMCRELHEKVGIVDEERYDIEAKVIHNTREIQDLKMKVLDLRGKFKRPPLRRVRVSADAMLRALLGSKHKVSMDLRANLKSVKKEDTEKERPVEVSDWRKNVEAMSGMEGRKKMFDAAKSPTSP